The Streptosporangiales bacterium sequence CGGCTCGACGGGTTCCGGCTGGACCACGACCGGCTCGGGTACCTCGCCGCGCACGGCCTGGTCCGTACGGCGCTGAGCAGTCGCGACCCGTCGACCGAGCCGAGCCGGTGGCACTTCCGTGCGGCCGCGCAGGGCCGGCCAGAGCTGGACTGCGCCCAGCACGACGTCGCGCTGCGGTTCAACCTCAGCCACACCGAGGGCACCGTCGCCTGCGTGGTCACCGCGGGCGCGGACTGCGGGATCGATGTCGAACACACACCGGGTGCCGCCGACGTCACGCTGCTCGCACGGGGCACGCTCACCGCGGACGAGCGTGCGGCGCTGGCCGCGTACAGCGGCGAGCGCAGGCGCCGGGAGTTCTTCCGTTACTGGACGTTGAAGGAGGCATACGCCAAGGCGCGCGGCCTCGGCATGGCGATGCCGTTCCAGGAGGTGGGCTTCGACCTCGGCGGGGACGCCGTCCGGCTAGCCGCCGGCGCCGCGGACGATACGGGCGGGTGGCATTTCGCACAGTGGTTCACCCCTGGCGACGCCGCCGTCGGGGTGGCGATCCGCGGCCCGGTGGAGCTGGTGCGGCACGCCGCGCCGCCACCGATGCGGTAGGGCGATCGTCCACAGAGGTGCCGCGGTCGTCCCCACCGAGGGCCGGCACCGGCTAAGCTCCGGACGAGCGGGCCGGTGGCGAGCGCCCCGAGTCACCGGCCCGCACACTCAGATCGCGGTGCCGTGTACCGGAAATAACGGGTTGCTGACAGATCGACAGCTCCCGTTGTCGTGCCACCACTCGGCGAGGTCAGGCACATTGCCGACGTCGCGTGGCCTATGATCGAGCCGCGGCAGTTCTGAGCCGAGCAGGGAAAAGTCAGGCGGGGGAAACTGCATCACGCGGCATCCCGCTCCCGCGGACGGCGCCGGCGCGCCCGGTTCGCGGTCTAGAGAACGTGGTCAGTGACGCGGTGTGGAGAGGGTAACGAGCACGTGGGCAGAAGGATCTGGGTGATCGCGGCCCTGCTCGTCACCGCGTTGGCAGCGACAGCCTGCCTCAACCAGGCCTCCGGCTCCGGACCGCGCAGCGCGTCCGGCGAACCAACGAAGACACCGCCGCCACCAAGCGACAAACCGAACATCGTCTTCGTGCTCACCGACGACCTGTCGTGGAACCTCGTCAAGTACATGTCCGAGGTGCGACGGATGCGTGCCAATGGCACCACGTTCACGAACTTCTACGCCGCGGACAGCCTGTGCTGCCCGTCGCGCTCGAACATCCTCACCGGTCGCTACCCGCACAACACCGGCGTGCGGGTCAACGAGAACTACCGCGGCGGCGGCCACCAGGCGTTCGTACGCAACGGCAACCCCAAGCGCACCTACACGGTGGAGCTGGACAAGGCCGGCTATCGCGCTGCGCACACGGGCAAGTACATCAACCAGTACAACCTTCGCAAGGATCCT is a genomic window containing:
- a CDS encoding 4'-phosphopantetheinyl transferase superfamily protein — encoded protein: RLDGFRLDHDRLGYLAAHGLVRTALSSRDPSTEPSRWHFRAAAQGRPELDCAQHDVALRFNLSHTEGTVACVVTAGADCGIDVEHTPGAADVTLLARGTLTADERAALAAYSGERRRREFFRYWTLKEAYAKARGLGMAMPFQEVGFDLGGDAVRLAAGAADDTGGWHFAQWFTPGDAAVGVAIRGPVELVRHAAPPPMR